From a single Apostichopus japonicus isolate 1M-3 chromosome 12, ASM3797524v1, whole genome shotgun sequence genomic region:
- the LOC139978049 gene encoding uncharacterized protein isoform X1 codes for MMMLQRQQRTSSKQHAVKNVKKMNEDAKEFGENETCLSDRGEFEEGSMTYADQVSIRTGDNIKNDEGDSHSMRAELRIGKDGGTLDIQNTGVNLKIPPGALQRDYCIQMRIIPHHETELSFASNSSVVVELLPNNVKLLKPATLTLPHYLVLKKKCGWKAKGYSSHHKEGTRPQWEEERNAHCDVTYETCVMQLNNFSWKKFEIGDQIVEAKKIKLYAAMRSSIENEICVDIGYYWDLPGCQEVLKSKNAILLHEIPVIFFKAGQLPLTILFESVVPPYWTIINEENKIKEISFNTVAFTKGSFCTFILNKMPDETDRCTCYFKAGQGADLVELCFSLRNLPLPSHQAIRRKAEENPTGAEATTTDSEEVTDETLLVVLDLSGNLFKEWRDVGRNLKLDETELDNIEADNRRKGQREGVYHMLLLWKRKHGMKATNKTLRDALKATNRKDLSDYLLNREQCGTTSDLYPEKALGVQSVVSEEGSILKIPGTGVRLEIPPGAIDGTRLIQMKIIPNYIQEESTSSFASNSTVVVELLPDNLKLHHPAKLTLPHCLKLKNVVECKVLVLSSHHVQGTQPMWRPKQNALYQLNETNCIIWVESFSWKTCQIDGTDVEFKKIQVYAACRQDSHSNTFQLDLGYYIDLPGKKEIIEKNDMKILQENPFVFYKEGQLPLKILLNKIRPKSWKCTEDTNPKEIPFLEIASSIEYSCPFCFDKVGEEDCTFFFKATQKETIELRVPYKKVLAASHSGSSAQLVNVQPSKNRHNESTSADTDTNMMRLAASHSSSLSLSLTRDVQLSQQTRCNESRQDLSGKPFGRMEDVGRNLGLKN; via the exons ATG ATGATGTTACAAAGACAGCAAAGGACTTCTTCCAAACAGCATGCAGTAAAAAACGTAAAAA AGATGAACGAGGACGCCAAAGAATTTGGAGAAAACGAGACGTGTTTATCAGACAGAGGAGAATTTGAAGAAGGAAGT ATGACGTATGCAGATCAAGTATCAATTCGTACAGGAGACAACATAAAGAATGACGAAG GTGATTCTCATTCCATGAGAGCAGAATTAAGGATCGGCAAAGACGGTGGAACGCTAGACATTCAAAATACTGGTGTCAACTTAAAAATACCTCCCGGTGCTCTGCAACGTGATTATTGTATTCAAATGAGAATAATTCCACACCATGAAACTGAATTATCGTTTGCTAGTAACTCCTCAGTAGTGGTAGAACTCCTTCCCAATAACGTAAAGCTTTTAAAACCAGCAACATTGACATTACCTCACTATTTGGTTCTCAAGAAAAAATGTGGATGGAAAGCAAAGGGATACAGCAGTCACCATAAAGAAg gCACCAGACCACAATGGGAAGAGGAAAGAAATGCTCATTGTGATGTAACTTATGAAACCTGTGTGATGCAGCTTAACAATTTCAGCTGgaagaaatttgaaattggTGATCAAATAGTCGAGGCAAAGAAGATTAAGTTGTATGCCGCTATGCGTTCTtctattgaaaatgaaatatgtgttgATATCGGGTACTACTGGGACTTACCAGGTTGCCAAGAG GTTTTAAAATCGAAAAATGCCATTTTGTTGCACGAGATACCCGTCATTTTTTTCAAAGCTGGACAATTGCCTCTGACAATTTTATTTGAAAGTGTAGTACCACCTTATTGGACGATTATTAacgaagaaaataaaataaag GAAATCAGTTTTAACACAGTTGCGTTTACGAAAGGTTCCTTCTGTACGTTTATTCTGAATAAGATGCCCGACGAAACAGACAGATGCACATGTTACTTCAAAGCTGGCCAAGGGGCGGATCTTGTGGAATTATGCTTCTCACTAAGG AATCTTCCTTTGCCATCTCATCAAGCAATAAGAAGGAAAGCCGAAGAGAACCCAACAGGAGCTGAAGCAACGACAACAGATAGCGAAGAAGTAACAGATGAAACTTTGCTGGTAGTATTA GACTTGTCAGGAAACTTGTTCAAAGAATGGCGGGATGTGGGAAGAAATCTGAAGCTTGATGAGACAGAGCTTGACAACATAGAGGCAGATAACAGAAGAAAGGGACAAAGGGAAGGAGTGTACCACATGTTGTTACTATGGAAACGGAAACATGGGATGAaagcaacaaacaaaacactgaGAGACGCTCTAAAAGCAACTAATCGAAAGGACCTGTCCGATTATCTTCTCAATAGGGAACAATGTGGAACGACTTCAG ATTTGTATCCGGAAAAGGCTCTTGGCGTACAATCAGTGGTTTCCGAGGAAGGTAGTATTCTAAAGATACCAGGGACTGGTGTTAGACTAGAGATTCCTCCTGGTGCTATTGATGGGACACGCTTGATCCAGATGAAAATCATTCCAAACTATATCCAAGAAGAGTCTACATCATCATTTGCCAGTAACTCAACAGTGGTAGTGGAACTTCTTCCAGATAACTTAAAGTTGCATCATCCTGCAAAGCTCACCCTGCCTCACTGTCTCAAGTTGAAGAACGTTGTTGAATGCAAAGTTCTGGTATTGAGCAGTCACCATGTTCAAG GGACTCAGCCAATGTGGAGACCAAAACAAAACGCTTTGTATCAACTGAATGAAACAAACTGCATAATCTGGGTTGAAAGCTTTTcatggaagacatgtcagattGATGGTACAGATGTTGAATTTAAGAAGATCCAGGTCTATGCTGCTTGTAGACAGGATTCGCATTCCAATACTTTTCAGTTGGACCTTGGATACTATATTGACTTGCCAGGTAAAAAAGAG ATAATAGAGaagaatgatatgaaaatcttGCAAGAAAACCCATTCGTCTTTTACAAAGAGGGACAATTACCTTTGAAAATATTACTTAACAAGATACGGCCAAAGTCTTGGAAATGcactgaagacacaaacccaaAG GAAATTCCATTCCTGGAAATAGCTTCATCCATAGAATATTCGTGCCCGTTTTGCTTTGATAAAGTTGGAGAAGAAGATTGTACGTTTTTCTTCAAAGCTACTCAAAAGGAAACAATTGAATTGCGAGTCCCATACAAG AAAGTGTTGGCAGCATCCCACTCAGGCAGTTCTGCACAATTGGTGAATGTCCAACCCTCGAAGAACAGACACAATGAATCTACATCTGCAGACACAGATACCAATATGATG AGACTGGCAGCATCCCACTCATCGAGTCTCTCATTATCACTGACAAGGGATGTCCAATTGTCACAGCAGACAAGATGTAATGAATCTAGACAG GATTTGTCAGGAAAACCTTTCGGAAGAATGGAAGATGTAGGTAGAAATCTTGGACTGAAAAATTAA
- the LOC139978049 gene encoding uncharacterized protein isoform X3, with amino-acid sequence MTYADQVSIRTGDNIKNDEGDSHSMRAELRIGKDGGTLDIQNTGVNLKIPPGALQRDYCIQMRIIPHHETELSFASNSSVVVELLPNNVKLLKPATLTLPHYLVLKKKCGWKAKGYSSHHKEGTRPQWEEERNAHCDVTYETCVMQLNNFSWKKFEIGDQIVEAKKIKLYAAMRSSIENEICVDIGYYWDLPGCQEVLKSKNAILLHEIPVIFFKAGQLPLTILFESVVPPYWTIINEENKIKEISFNTVAFTKGSFCTFILNKMPDETDRCTCYFKAGQGADLVELCFSLRNLPLPSHQAIRRKAEENPTGAEATTTDSEEVTDETLLVVLDLSGNLFKEWRDVGRNLKLDETELDNIEADNRRKGQREGVYHMLLLWKRKHGMKATNKTLRDALKATNRKDLSDYLLNREQCGTTSDLYPEKALGVQSVVSEEGSILKIPGTGVRLEIPPGAIDGTRLIQMKIIPNYIQEESTSSFASNSTVVVELLPDNLKLHHPAKLTLPHCLKLKNVVECKVLVLSSHHVQGTQPMWRPKQNALYQLNETNCIIWVESFSWKTCQIDGTDVEFKKIQVYAACRQDSHSNTFQLDLGYYIDLPGKKEIIEKNDMKILQENPFVFYKEGQLPLKILLNKIRPKSWKCTEDTNPKEIPFLEIASSIEYSCPFCFDKVGEEDCTFFFKATQKETIELRVPYKKVLAASHSGSSAQLVNVQPSKNRHNESTSADTDTNMMRLAASHSSSLSLSLTRDVQLSQQTRCNESRQDLSGKPFGRMEDVGRNLGLKN; translated from the exons ATGACGTATGCAGATCAAGTATCAATTCGTACAGGAGACAACATAAAGAATGACGAAG GTGATTCTCATTCCATGAGAGCAGAATTAAGGATCGGCAAAGACGGTGGAACGCTAGACATTCAAAATACTGGTGTCAACTTAAAAATACCTCCCGGTGCTCTGCAACGTGATTATTGTATTCAAATGAGAATAATTCCACACCATGAAACTGAATTATCGTTTGCTAGTAACTCCTCAGTAGTGGTAGAACTCCTTCCCAATAACGTAAAGCTTTTAAAACCAGCAACATTGACATTACCTCACTATTTGGTTCTCAAGAAAAAATGTGGATGGAAAGCAAAGGGATACAGCAGTCACCATAAAGAAg gCACCAGACCACAATGGGAAGAGGAAAGAAATGCTCATTGTGATGTAACTTATGAAACCTGTGTGATGCAGCTTAACAATTTCAGCTGgaagaaatttgaaattggTGATCAAATAGTCGAGGCAAAGAAGATTAAGTTGTATGCCGCTATGCGTTCTtctattgaaaatgaaatatgtgttgATATCGGGTACTACTGGGACTTACCAGGTTGCCAAGAG GTTTTAAAATCGAAAAATGCCATTTTGTTGCACGAGATACCCGTCATTTTTTTCAAAGCTGGACAATTGCCTCTGACAATTTTATTTGAAAGTGTAGTACCACCTTATTGGACGATTATTAacgaagaaaataaaataaag GAAATCAGTTTTAACACAGTTGCGTTTACGAAAGGTTCCTTCTGTACGTTTATTCTGAATAAGATGCCCGACGAAACAGACAGATGCACATGTTACTTCAAAGCTGGCCAAGGGGCGGATCTTGTGGAATTATGCTTCTCACTAAGG AATCTTCCTTTGCCATCTCATCAAGCAATAAGAAGGAAAGCCGAAGAGAACCCAACAGGAGCTGAAGCAACGACAACAGATAGCGAAGAAGTAACAGATGAAACTTTGCTGGTAGTATTA GACTTGTCAGGAAACTTGTTCAAAGAATGGCGGGATGTGGGAAGAAATCTGAAGCTTGATGAGACAGAGCTTGACAACATAGAGGCAGATAACAGAAGAAAGGGACAAAGGGAAGGAGTGTACCACATGTTGTTACTATGGAAACGGAAACATGGGATGAaagcaacaaacaaaacactgaGAGACGCTCTAAAAGCAACTAATCGAAAGGACCTGTCCGATTATCTTCTCAATAGGGAACAATGTGGAACGACTTCAG ATTTGTATCCGGAAAAGGCTCTTGGCGTACAATCAGTGGTTTCCGAGGAAGGTAGTATTCTAAAGATACCAGGGACTGGTGTTAGACTAGAGATTCCTCCTGGTGCTATTGATGGGACACGCTTGATCCAGATGAAAATCATTCCAAACTATATCCAAGAAGAGTCTACATCATCATTTGCCAGTAACTCAACAGTGGTAGTGGAACTTCTTCCAGATAACTTAAAGTTGCATCATCCTGCAAAGCTCACCCTGCCTCACTGTCTCAAGTTGAAGAACGTTGTTGAATGCAAAGTTCTGGTATTGAGCAGTCACCATGTTCAAG GGACTCAGCCAATGTGGAGACCAAAACAAAACGCTTTGTATCAACTGAATGAAACAAACTGCATAATCTGGGTTGAAAGCTTTTcatggaagacatgtcagattGATGGTACAGATGTTGAATTTAAGAAGATCCAGGTCTATGCTGCTTGTAGACAGGATTCGCATTCCAATACTTTTCAGTTGGACCTTGGATACTATATTGACTTGCCAGGTAAAAAAGAG ATAATAGAGaagaatgatatgaaaatcttGCAAGAAAACCCATTCGTCTTTTACAAAGAGGGACAATTACCTTTGAAAATATTACTTAACAAGATACGGCCAAAGTCTTGGAAATGcactgaagacacaaacccaaAG GAAATTCCATTCCTGGAAATAGCTTCATCCATAGAATATTCGTGCCCGTTTTGCTTTGATAAAGTTGGAGAAGAAGATTGTACGTTTTTCTTCAAAGCTACTCAAAAGGAAACAATTGAATTGCGAGTCCCATACAAG AAAGTGTTGGCAGCATCCCACTCAGGCAGTTCTGCACAATTGGTGAATGTCCAACCCTCGAAGAACAGACACAATGAATCTACATCTGCAGACACAGATACCAATATGATG AGACTGGCAGCATCCCACTCATCGAGTCTCTCATTATCACTGACAAGGGATGTCCAATTGTCACAGCAGACAAGATGTAATGAATCTAGACAG GATTTGTCAGGAAAACCTTTCGGAAGAATGGAAGATGTAGGTAGAAATCTTGGACTGAAAAATTAA
- the LOC139978049 gene encoding uncharacterized protein isoform X2 produces MMLQRQQRTSSKQHAVKNVKKMNEDAKEFGENETCLSDRGEFEEGSMTYADQVSIRTGDNIKNDEGDSHSMRAELRIGKDGGTLDIQNTGVNLKIPPGALQRDYCIQMRIIPHHETELSFASNSSVVVELLPNNVKLLKPATLTLPHYLVLKKKCGWKAKGYSSHHKEGTRPQWEEERNAHCDVTYETCVMQLNNFSWKKFEIGDQIVEAKKIKLYAAMRSSIENEICVDIGYYWDLPGCQEVLKSKNAILLHEIPVIFFKAGQLPLTILFESVVPPYWTIINEENKIKEISFNTVAFTKGSFCTFILNKMPDETDRCTCYFKAGQGADLVELCFSLRNLPLPSHQAIRRKAEENPTGAEATTTDSEEVTDETLLVVLDLSGNLFKEWRDVGRNLKLDETELDNIEADNRRKGQREGVYHMLLLWKRKHGMKATNKTLRDALKATNRKDLSDYLLNREQCGTTSDLYPEKALGVQSVVSEEGSILKIPGTGVRLEIPPGAIDGTRLIQMKIIPNYIQEESTSSFASNSTVVVELLPDNLKLHHPAKLTLPHCLKLKNVVECKVLVLSSHHVQGTQPMWRPKQNALYQLNETNCIIWVESFSWKTCQIDGTDVEFKKIQVYAACRQDSHSNTFQLDLGYYIDLPGKKEIIEKNDMKILQENPFVFYKEGQLPLKILLNKIRPKSWKCTEDTNPKEIPFLEIASSIEYSCPFCFDKVGEEDCTFFFKATQKETIELRVPYKKVLAASHSGSSAQLVNVQPSKNRHNESTSADTDTNMMRLAASHSSSLSLSLTRDVQLSQQTRCNESRQDLSGKPFGRMEDVGRNLGLKN; encoded by the exons ATGATGTTACAAAGACAGCAAAGGACTTCTTCCAAACAGCATGCAGTAAAAAACGTAAAAA AGATGAACGAGGACGCCAAAGAATTTGGAGAAAACGAGACGTGTTTATCAGACAGAGGAGAATTTGAAGAAGGAAGT ATGACGTATGCAGATCAAGTATCAATTCGTACAGGAGACAACATAAAGAATGACGAAG GTGATTCTCATTCCATGAGAGCAGAATTAAGGATCGGCAAAGACGGTGGAACGCTAGACATTCAAAATACTGGTGTCAACTTAAAAATACCTCCCGGTGCTCTGCAACGTGATTATTGTATTCAAATGAGAATAATTCCACACCATGAAACTGAATTATCGTTTGCTAGTAACTCCTCAGTAGTGGTAGAACTCCTTCCCAATAACGTAAAGCTTTTAAAACCAGCAACATTGACATTACCTCACTATTTGGTTCTCAAGAAAAAATGTGGATGGAAAGCAAAGGGATACAGCAGTCACCATAAAGAAg gCACCAGACCACAATGGGAAGAGGAAAGAAATGCTCATTGTGATGTAACTTATGAAACCTGTGTGATGCAGCTTAACAATTTCAGCTGgaagaaatttgaaattggTGATCAAATAGTCGAGGCAAAGAAGATTAAGTTGTATGCCGCTATGCGTTCTtctattgaaaatgaaatatgtgttgATATCGGGTACTACTGGGACTTACCAGGTTGCCAAGAG GTTTTAAAATCGAAAAATGCCATTTTGTTGCACGAGATACCCGTCATTTTTTTCAAAGCTGGACAATTGCCTCTGACAATTTTATTTGAAAGTGTAGTACCACCTTATTGGACGATTATTAacgaagaaaataaaataaag GAAATCAGTTTTAACACAGTTGCGTTTACGAAAGGTTCCTTCTGTACGTTTATTCTGAATAAGATGCCCGACGAAACAGACAGATGCACATGTTACTTCAAAGCTGGCCAAGGGGCGGATCTTGTGGAATTATGCTTCTCACTAAGG AATCTTCCTTTGCCATCTCATCAAGCAATAAGAAGGAAAGCCGAAGAGAACCCAACAGGAGCTGAAGCAACGACAACAGATAGCGAAGAAGTAACAGATGAAACTTTGCTGGTAGTATTA GACTTGTCAGGAAACTTGTTCAAAGAATGGCGGGATGTGGGAAGAAATCTGAAGCTTGATGAGACAGAGCTTGACAACATAGAGGCAGATAACAGAAGAAAGGGACAAAGGGAAGGAGTGTACCACATGTTGTTACTATGGAAACGGAAACATGGGATGAaagcaacaaacaaaacactgaGAGACGCTCTAAAAGCAACTAATCGAAAGGACCTGTCCGATTATCTTCTCAATAGGGAACAATGTGGAACGACTTCAG ATTTGTATCCGGAAAAGGCTCTTGGCGTACAATCAGTGGTTTCCGAGGAAGGTAGTATTCTAAAGATACCAGGGACTGGTGTTAGACTAGAGATTCCTCCTGGTGCTATTGATGGGACACGCTTGATCCAGATGAAAATCATTCCAAACTATATCCAAGAAGAGTCTACATCATCATTTGCCAGTAACTCAACAGTGGTAGTGGAACTTCTTCCAGATAACTTAAAGTTGCATCATCCTGCAAAGCTCACCCTGCCTCACTGTCTCAAGTTGAAGAACGTTGTTGAATGCAAAGTTCTGGTATTGAGCAGTCACCATGTTCAAG GGACTCAGCCAATGTGGAGACCAAAACAAAACGCTTTGTATCAACTGAATGAAACAAACTGCATAATCTGGGTTGAAAGCTTTTcatggaagacatgtcagattGATGGTACAGATGTTGAATTTAAGAAGATCCAGGTCTATGCTGCTTGTAGACAGGATTCGCATTCCAATACTTTTCAGTTGGACCTTGGATACTATATTGACTTGCCAGGTAAAAAAGAG ATAATAGAGaagaatgatatgaaaatcttGCAAGAAAACCCATTCGTCTTTTACAAAGAGGGACAATTACCTTTGAAAATATTACTTAACAAGATACGGCCAAAGTCTTGGAAATGcactgaagacacaaacccaaAG GAAATTCCATTCCTGGAAATAGCTTCATCCATAGAATATTCGTGCCCGTTTTGCTTTGATAAAGTTGGAGAAGAAGATTGTACGTTTTTCTTCAAAGCTACTCAAAAGGAAACAATTGAATTGCGAGTCCCATACAAG AAAGTGTTGGCAGCATCCCACTCAGGCAGTTCTGCACAATTGGTGAATGTCCAACCCTCGAAGAACAGACACAATGAATCTACATCTGCAGACACAGATACCAATATGATG AGACTGGCAGCATCCCACTCATCGAGTCTCTCATTATCACTGACAAGGGATGTCCAATTGTCACAGCAGACAAGATGTAATGAATCTAGACAG GATTTGTCAGGAAAACCTTTCGGAAGAATGGAAGATGTAGGTAGAAATCTTGGACTGAAAAATTAA